The proteins below come from a single Salvelinus fontinalis isolate EN_2023a chromosome 1, ASM2944872v1, whole genome shotgun sequence genomic window:
- the cluap1 gene encoding clusterin-associated protein 1 homolog isoform X2, with product MSFRDLRNFTEMMRALGYPRLISMENFRTPNFTLVAEILIWLVKRYEPQMDIPSDVDTETDRIFFIKAVAQFMATKAHIKVNTKRLYQADGYAVKEMLKITSVLYSAMKTKEMASGDKVEEDNSKFKFDLGSKIADLKAARQLASEITSKGASLYDLLGKEVDLREMRTAAISRPLEINETEKALRAAIKEVLESVDKTKDMLNNVSSDETSLESKMEKKKQELERNQKRLQTLQSVRPAFMDEYEKIEEDLQKQYETYVEKFRNLSFLEQQLEDYHRLEQERFEETENTLRMMQHKLREEERRLMRSGAKDEDSDMDIPEDEGSDSDMEDRRPSKPRPTRNGPMTGRGGARLVGNMQGGDSEETEDSEIDVDEDDDEEGEEENEDLEDDNDSLEVPAPKPSRVSRGPLRPQLLEESDNDF from the exons ATTTCACAGAAATGATGCGGGCTCTGGGCTATCCTCGCTTGATATCCATGGAGAACTTCAGGACCCCCAACTTTACCCTGGTGGCAGAAATTCTCATTTGGCTTGTGAAAAG ATATGAACCGCAAATGGACATACCGAGTGACGTGGACACGGAGACAGACAGGATTTTCTTCATAAAGGCAGTGGCCCAATTTATG GCAACAAAGGCTCACATCAAGGTGAACACAAAGCGTCTGTACCAGGCTGATGGGTACGCTGTGAAAGAGATGTTGAAGATCACCTCAGTGCTGTACAGtgccatgaagaccaaggagatgGCCTCAGGGGACAAAGTGGAGGAGGACAATAGCAAATTCAAGTTTGACTTGGGTTCCAAG ATTGCAGACCTGAAGGCAGCGAGACAGCTGGCCTCGGAGATCACGTCTAAAGGAGCGTCGCTTTACGACCTGCTGGGGAAGGAGGTGGACCTGAGG GAGATGAGAACTGCTGCCATCTCCAGACCCTTGGAGATCAACGAGACAGAGAAGGCCCTCAGAGCAGCCATCAAGGAAGTTTTG GAAAGTGTGGATAAAACCAAAGACATGCTGAACAACGTGTCCTCAGATGAGACCAGCCTGGAGTCCAAAATGGAGAAGAAGAAACAGGAGCTGGAGAGGAATCAGAAGAGACTCCAGACGCTACAGAGTGTACG GCCAGCATTCATGGATGAGTATGAAAAGATTGAGGAGGACCTGCAGAAGCAGTACGAGACCTACGTGGAGAAGTTCCGTAACCTGAGCTTCCTGGAGCAGCAGCTGGAGGACTACCATAGACTGGAGCAGGAGAGGTTTGAG GAGACTGAGAACACCCTTAGGATGATGCAGCACAAACtgcgggaggaggagaggaggctgatgAGGAGTGGAG CCAAAGACGAGGACTCTGATATGGACATCCCTGAGGACGAGGGTTCAGACAGTGATATGGAGGATCGCAGACCCTCTAAACCCCGTCCCACCAGAAACGGCCCTATGACAG ggagagGCGGAGCGCGGCTCGTCGGCAACATGCAGGGTGGAGACAGCGAGGAG acagaggacagtgaaatagacGTGGACGAGGATGATGatgaggaaggtgaggaggaGAATGAGGACCTGGAGGACGACAACGACAGTCTAGAAGTCCCGGCGCCCAAGCCATCCCGGGTCTCCAGGGGGCCCTTGAGGCCCCAGCTATTAGAGGAGAGCGATAACGACTTttaa
- the cluap1 gene encoding clusterin-associated protein 1 homolog isoform X1 — MSFRDLRNFTEMMRALGYPRLISMENFRTPNFTLVAEILIWLVKRYEPQMDIPSDVDTETDRIFFIKAVAQFMATKAHIKVNTKRLYQADGYAVKEMLKITSVLYSAMKTKEMASGDKVEEDNSKFKFDLGSKIADLKAARQLASEITSKGASLYDLLGKEVDLREMRTAAISRPLEINETEKALRAAIKEVLESVDKTKDMLNNVSSDETSLESKMEKKKQELERNQKRLQTLQSVRPAFMDEYEKIEEDLQKQYETYVEKFRNLSFLEQQLEDYHRLEQERFEETENTLRMMQHKLREEERRLMRSGGDTRSVTHTSKDEDSDMDIPEDEGSDSDMEDRRPSKPRPTRNGPMTGRGGARLVGNMQGGDSEETEDSEIDVDEDDDEEGEEENEDLEDDNDSLEVPAPKPSRVSRGPLRPQLLEESDNDF; from the exons ATTTCACAGAAATGATGCGGGCTCTGGGCTATCCTCGCTTGATATCCATGGAGAACTTCAGGACCCCCAACTTTACCCTGGTGGCAGAAATTCTCATTTGGCTTGTGAAAAG ATATGAACCGCAAATGGACATACCGAGTGACGTGGACACGGAGACAGACAGGATTTTCTTCATAAAGGCAGTGGCCCAATTTATG GCAACAAAGGCTCACATCAAGGTGAACACAAAGCGTCTGTACCAGGCTGATGGGTACGCTGTGAAAGAGATGTTGAAGATCACCTCAGTGCTGTACAGtgccatgaagaccaaggagatgGCCTCAGGGGACAAAGTGGAGGAGGACAATAGCAAATTCAAGTTTGACTTGGGTTCCAAG ATTGCAGACCTGAAGGCAGCGAGACAGCTGGCCTCGGAGATCACGTCTAAAGGAGCGTCGCTTTACGACCTGCTGGGGAAGGAGGTGGACCTGAGG GAGATGAGAACTGCTGCCATCTCCAGACCCTTGGAGATCAACGAGACAGAGAAGGCCCTCAGAGCAGCCATCAAGGAAGTTTTG GAAAGTGTGGATAAAACCAAAGACATGCTGAACAACGTGTCCTCAGATGAGACCAGCCTGGAGTCCAAAATGGAGAAGAAGAAACAGGAGCTGGAGAGGAATCAGAAGAGACTCCAGACGCTACAGAGTGTACG GCCAGCATTCATGGATGAGTATGAAAAGATTGAGGAGGACCTGCAGAAGCAGTACGAGACCTACGTGGAGAAGTTCCGTAACCTGAGCTTCCTGGAGCAGCAGCTGGAGGACTACCATAGACTGGAGCAGGAGAGGTTTGAG GAGACTGAGAACACCCTTAGGATGATGCAGCACAAACtgcgggaggaggagaggaggctgatgAGGAGTGGAGGTGACACGCGTTCAGTAACACACACCT CCAAAGACGAGGACTCTGATATGGACATCCCTGAGGACGAGGGTTCAGACAGTGATATGGAGGATCGCAGACCCTCTAAACCCCGTCCCACCAGAAACGGCCCTATGACAG ggagagGCGGAGCGCGGCTCGTCGGCAACATGCAGGGTGGAGACAGCGAGGAG acagaggacagtgaaatagacGTGGACGAGGATGATGatgaggaaggtgaggaggaGAATGAGGACCTGGAGGACGACAACGACAGTCTAGAAGTCCCGGCGCCCAAGCCATCCCGGGTCTCCAGGGGGCCCTTGAGGCCCCAGCTATTAGAGGAGAGCGATAACGACTTttaa